One Spirochaetaceae bacterium genomic window, CTGCCCGAAAGCGTTATCGTGAGGAGACTTTCTGCTACGGACCGCTCTCCTGTCGAATACACAAGGCCGGTCCCACCCGCAAAGTCCCGGGCCGCCAAGGAACGACGTGGGAAGAGGCGGACTGGGTAGACGAGGACTCCGTCTCCCATCGCGACCTGGACGACTGAGTACTGCGGTATCTCAGGCCTGACGCCAATCATGCAATCCGTGGCGGCGAGTTCCGGTCTGGTCGAGTGGCGTATACTGGGTCGCCGTGAGTACAGCAACGCTACCAGGGACGCAAGTCGCGGCGTTTTGGCGGGACGGGTTCGTCGTGGTCCGGGGACTGATCGAGGAAGAGCGGGTGAGCGAACTGCTGGCCGACTACGACCGGGTGCTGCGCGGTGAGATCGAGGTGCCGGCGTTTGGCGACCGGCGGGTCAAGGGGGCGATGGTGCAGCTTGCCAACCCGTCGCAGCACATCGCGCACTGGCGCGGGCACGCATACTTCCGGCGCGCGCTGGCGGCGGCCAGGCGGTTGATCGGGCCGGACGCGGCGTACCAGTACGATCAGCTCATCATGAAGCCGGCGCACTATCCGGCACAGACCGACTGGCACCAGGATGCCGGCTACTGGCAGGACCGCAACGGATCCGACCGCGCCGTGACCTGCTGGCTGGCGCTGACCCCGGCGTGGAAGGCCAACGGCGGCATGCAGTTCATTCCGGGCAGCCACCGCGGCCCGATCCGGGAGCATGTCTCGATCGCCGACCGGTCGGAGATCAACGGCGCCCTCGCTACCACTGCCGACGACAGCAAGGCGGTGGCCGTCACCCTGCAGCCGGGCGACGCCACCTTCCACCACTGCCGCACGCTGCACTACGCCGGCGGCAACGCCACCGACACCGCGCGCTACGCCGTGATCACCCACTTCTGGTCGCCGGCGCGATAGCGGAGCGCGGCCCGCGCCCCGGCGTCCTCCGCGGTCTCGGGCCTTCGGCCCGGACGCGGCGGCGCTATCGCAGCGCTATGCCACCTGAGCCTCGGCGCTGCGCAACCGGGCGTAGATGTTGCCCACCCGGTAGACTGCTTCCGCCGGCGCAAACCAGCCGCGGTAGTGCACGGTGTCCGGCGTCACGTCGTGGTGGTAGTGGCCGCCGAGGCCGGGATCGCGCGGGTGGTAGAAGTGTGTGTGTTCGCCCGACGGGCGCAGATCCAGCGCCCCTCCCGTCGGGTCGCCGGTCCACAGCACCGAGAAGCACAGCAGGCCGGGGCCGACCGGTTCGAAGAAGCGCAGGAAGTCCCTGACCACCTCGTCGCGCTCGGAGTCGTAGTAGGATACGTCGATGCAGTCGTAGTCAGGCATCACGTGACTGCGGATCTGCCCGGCCACAAGCTCGAACACGCCACCGAGGGCGATTGGCCCCAGCCCGGTCGCCGCCAGCGGAGCGAGGGCCGCCCGCATCGCCTGCGGCAGGGAACCCTCGGCCCCGATGCGGTGGCCGACCTCCACTTCCAGGACCGGCCCCGGTGCGCCGTCGCACACGTACAGGTTGGCGAGCCCGGCAAACACGCCGGCGCCGTACGGTTCCACCACGCAGCGTCCCCGTTCGTCCACCCGCGCCACCCGCGACCGGTCGCGGACGCCCACGTCGAGGTTGGCGATCACCTCGCCGCAGTGGCCATCGATGAGGGCCGGGCACGCCATGCCGGCGCCGAGCACCCCGGTGCCGGCGAGGCCGGTGCAGCGCAGCACGTCCGGCACCGCGAACCGGACGTCGCGGTAACGCGGGTTGTGGGCGTACGGCTCGCCGCCGACGTCGACAATGCCCGGCGAGCCCCCCAGGCCAGCCCACGAACAGCCGACACGGCGCAGGTCGGGGCAGGGCACCACCCGCACGCGGACGTCGCGGTAGTTGGCCTTCAGACCGCGGGCGAGCGCTTCACACAACGCTTCCAGGGGCGGAGCACTCAGCCGCGCGCTGCTGGTATCCACGCAGGGTTGAGGGGCAAGCACCATGGTTCGGTCTCACTCCGCTCTAGCCGGCGAGGTAACGGGACTCGATGCCCTTGACCAGCGCTACCAGGGTGGCGTTGATCGGCGTCTCGATGCCGTGCCGGACGCCGTGCGACACCACGGCGCCATTGATCACGTCGACCTCGGTGGGCCGCCGGTTCAGGATGTCGACGCACAGGCTCGACTTGTTGGCTCCGGTACCGCCCGGACCAACAATCAGGTCGAGCGTCTTGCGGCTCTCCTCGTGCGTAAGGGCGACGCCGTCGGCACAGGCCACCGGCACCGCCTCCGCTACCGCGCCGTAGCACATCGCCTTCAGTTCGGGAGTCGCCACCGCCTCGCTGATGGTCAGGTTGGTAATGCCCGACATCGCACTCACGCTGACGTTCACCATCAGCTTCTTCCACATGTCATGGCGGATGTCGGCGCTCGCTACGGTCTGCAGGCCGTGTTCGCTGAACACGGCCGCGATCGCCGTGGCGCGGTCGCTGACACCGCCGCCCATCTCGCCGATCTGGCTCGGCAGGTCGGCGTAGCTGCGGATGCAGCCCGGCCCCTCGACGCTCGCTCCCTGCGCGGTCACGCCGCCGAGCACCCGCCGGGAACCGATCACCTCGGCGATCGTCTCTTCGTTGCCGAGGCCGTTCTGGAAGCTGATGGCGACCGTACCGTTGCGAAACAGTCCGGCGTCGCGCGCGGTGCTCACCGCGGCCACCGTGCACGCCGCTTTGCAGTGCACCAGCACCACGTCCACCGGTCCGCACGATGCGGGATCGGTGGTCGCCCGCACGCGGACGCGGCGATTGCCGCGATGGCCCACGATGCGCAACCCGTCGCGGTTGATCGCTTCGACATGCTCGCGCCACACGTCTATCAGCGTGACGTCAAGGCCGTGCTCGGCGAGCTCTCCGCCGAACAGACATCCCATGGCTCCGGCGCCAAGGACAGCGACTCTCGGAGTCATACCCCCTCCCTTCGGTGCCGATTCCGCCTCGGGAGTGCGAGGTCATGCCAGCCGTAGGCGACCTCCGCACGATCGGCACCGCCAATCGTAGTAGTGCGGTTGCGCACTCGCGAACCGCCGATCGCCGCGCAACAGCGGCACGAAGGATTGTCCTGCAATACCCGGATCGACATGGGGTCGAACGAGGCGTGGATCGGGCGTTAGACTACGGCCGCGACAAGCCGCCGTCCGACGCCAAGCCGCTAGTGCGGGGCAAGGAAATGGCTCGCGTGGAACTCGCCGTCGTACTCGAGGTCGCCCCCGAGTTCAAAGGCCGCCACTGGCGAAGCCGACCGCTTCGCCGGCGTTCGTCTCGGCAACGAATTGAAGTTCCTCGGAGTGCTATTCGGAAATGATTTGCCGCCACGCGGACTCGCGGTGACGGTAGGAGAGGGTGGCCAGGCGTGCATCCGGTACGATCCCCCCGTAGGTGGTGCGCCACGTAACCACTTGCACACGCGCGATAACGCTTGCATCGGCGGGCGTGGCTGAGGTGACGCGGAATATCGTTACTAGCTAATCGGATCGTCAACGAAAAAATATTACGAAAATATCAGCACCCCGAACCGGTGCAAACTGCCGGGCTCGCGGTCCACCGGAGACTACGCTCCCAGAGTTCATGTGCCAACGCCTTGTCGACAGCTTGCGGCTGCGGGGCCGATTCGCCGGTTACGCGAAAGTAGCGTCCAGTGGCTCCATCCCGCAGCGCACGTTCCAGCGCGCTAAACACTGCATTGCCGCCGACCCGGGGGCTACGCATGAACAACTTGAAGAAGCGCAGGACGGCCGCAAGTACACCGCTGTTCTGATTCCAGAGGCCGGTCGCCAGCACGCCGGGATGCACGGCGTTGACGGTTACGCCGTGCTCCCGCCAGCGCCGCGCCGCCTCGACCGTGAACAGCACGTTGGCCAGCTTCGAGTCGGCATAGGCAGGAAAGGTGCCGCGCCAGGCGCGGCCGCGCGCAATCTCGTCCAGGTCCGTGCGCCGCAGGTCGCCGCTGCGGTGAGCCTCGGAACTGACGTTGACAATGTGGCCGCCGCCGCTCAGCCGCGGAAGCAACCGGTTGGTCAGCAGGAAGTGGCCCAGGTGATTGGTGGCGAACGTGCGCTCGAACCCCGCGGCCGTCAACTCCAGCCGGTTGCGCCACACGCCGGCGTTGTTTACCAGGATATCTATGCTATCGTGCCTGCCGGCGAGGCGGGCCGCCAGCGTCCGCACGCTCCCCATGGCCGCCAGGTCGGCGATCTCGAGCGTAGCTGTTGCGCACGGATGATCGGACTGCAACTCGGCCAGTGCGCGTTCGCCCCGGCCGCGGTCGCGGCACACCAGCGTGACACGAGCGCCGGCCGCCAGCAGCAACCCGGTGGCCGAGCGCCCGACGCCGGAATTGGCGCCGGTCACGACCGCGGTGCGGCCGTTCAAGACGTGTTCAGCCACCGCCTCGGACAAGCCGGCCGTCGGCGCGCTGTCAGTTTATGGTGACCGGTGCTCCACGGTTGCCGAGCTTGCGCTTGCGCTCGCGCATCGCCTTGTGCGCCTCGGGCGAACCGTCGTGAAAGCTGCCGAACCACTTGTCCAGCGGCACCCCTTCGTTGCCGTAGTTGCAATCGAAGTAGCGGTGATGCAGGTAGTGGAAGTAGCCGCCGTTGCTCATCGCATGCTTCTCACCGAGCTCGAACTTGTAGAACCCGGCGTGGCCGGCAGCCGGGCTGATGCCGGCGTGCAGCAGGTGGAAAATGGCGTGCAGCGGATGCGAGGGGATGATCCAGTGGATCACCACGCCGGAAAGGTAGAGCACGTGCTCTATCGGGTGCATCGAAAGCCCCGACCACGGCCCGATGTTTACGTTCTTGTGATGCAGGTAGTGGGCCCACTTGTACAGCGGCTTCCAATGGGTGAGGCGGTGCGTCCAGTAGAAGTGCGCCTGCCGGAACAGCAGGATGAACACCATCATCAGCACGCAGTACACCGGGTGCCGCGCCCAACTGACGGAGAAGATGAACTCGTTGGCGTAGAACCACAGCGTGACCGCCTCGTAGAGCGTCCAGATGGTGCAGCCGCTCGCGAGCGTCCAGAACACGTTGTCGCGGGTCTGGTTGCCGAACATGAACGCGCGGCTGCTGCCGCCAAGCCAGCGCGGGTTGTACTTGTAGCGCTGCCCCTGGGCGCGCTTCATGTACAGCCGCAGGTGCAGGCCGCCGGCGACCAGGATCAGCAGCGCCGCGTTGCGCAGATAGAGTTCGGCGATCCAGCCGATCGCGAACGTCTCGGTGCGCGCGAAGCTCGGCGTGAACCACAGCCAGGCGACCACGGCGAGGCCGGCGTAGATGGCGTTCTTGGGGTACAGCAACCCGTCATGTGCGAAAAAGAAGTTGAAGATCGGACGCAACTTGAGCGGCTTGGTGAACAGCGGTGACGGTTTGGGCAGCGACTCGGGCTGCCACTCGCCCCGTACTGAGCGCCCCGTCAGATCGGCTTCGGCCATGGTGATTTACCCTCCCGCGCGGTAGGCAAGGTGTTTTCGGAACTATAACCCGACGCCAATCGCTGTGGCAACTGGCAAGTCGCAGTGCCGCGAGGCTGGCGGCACGGCGGGCGCTTACGGGCTATAATGCGGATCCGCAATCGGCATGGCCTTCGGCCGCCGTGTCGCGGATCGAACCGCGGAGGCAGCACGCAATGGCGAACAAGATGAAGTCGGTACGCTGGACGGATGATCTGAAGCTGGCGATCGGGGAGTCGGAGGTGGCGGACCCGGGGCCGGGCGAGGTGCAGATTGCGGTGGCAAGCGCCGGCATCTGCGGCTCCGACCTGCACTTCTACCGCAACGAGTTCACGCCGCGCCCGGGAGTGACGCCCGGCCACGAGGTGGCGGGTACGGTGACCGCGGTCGGCGCCGGCGTCCGCCACGTGCGAGAAGGCGACCTCGTGGGTGTCGAACCGTTGCTGAGCTGCGGGTCCTGCTCCTTCTGCCTGACCGGCAACTACCACGTGTGCACCGAACGCGGACTGGTGGGGGAGACGGCCGCCGGCGGCATGAGCGAGCTGGCCACGGTCCCGGCGCGCACCGCCTACCGTGCTCCGGATGGTGCCGACGGCGAAGTGATCGCGCTTGCCGAGCCGCTCGCGTGCTCGGTGCACGGCTACGGCAAGATAGGCCTGCGCGCCCGCGAGACGGTGCTGATCATCGGTGCCGGATCGATCGGCCTGACCGCCCTGATCGCCGCCAAGGCGAGCGGAACCACGGCTCTGATCACGGCCCGCCACCCGCACCAGCAGGAAGCGGCCCGGCGCCTCGGTGCCGACGAGGTGATTGCCGACGACGAGGCCGGGCGCGAGCGCCTGCAGGAGCTCGCCCGGATGCGCGTGGTCGACGTGGCGGTGGAAACGGTCGGCGGGCGCGGGGACACCCTGCTCACCGCCCAGCTCGCGATACGGCCGAAGGGGCGGCTCCTGCTGCTCGGCGTATTCACCGTGCCCACCGTCGGCATCAATCCGCTGCTGTTGGCCAAGCACGAGGTGGAGATCGTCGGCGCCATGACCTACTCGGCCACCAACGGCCGTGCCGACTACCAGATCGCAATGGAAATGGTTGCCGACAACGCCGCTGCCGCCCGCTCCCTGGTAACCCAGCGCTTCCCGCTCGATGCGGTGCACGATGCGTTCGGCGCCGCCCTCGACAAGTCCTCGCGCTCCATCAAGGTGCACATCAATCCCAACGGTTGAGCGCGCTCATGGCCCTGAATTACCGTGATCCCGCCGTGCTCCGCGAGCACGTCCGGAGGATCATCGACTTCTACCACCCGGCGTGCATCGACACCGAGCGCGGCGGCTACATCAACCAGTTCACCGACGACGGCACCATCTACGACCGGGACACCAAGCACCTGGTGGGCACCTCCCGTTTCGTGTTCAACTACGCGGTCGCCGCCGAACTGTTCGATAACGACGCGTACCGGTCGGCGGCCGCCCACGGAGTTGCGTTCCTGCAGTCGGGACACCGGCAGAGCGACGGCGGCTTCGCCTGGGTGCTCGGCGCAGCCGGGGTAGAGGATGGCGCCCGCCACGCATACGGCCATGCCTTCGTGCTGCTGGCAGCCGCCATGGCGGCGCGCGTCGGCGTGGCCGGCGCACAGGCTCTTGCCGGCGAGGTCTACGACCTGCTCGAACAACGGTTCTGGGAACCGGCCGCGCGACTCTACGCGGATGAGATCGCCGCCGGAGACTGGCGGGCGGTGGACCCCTACCGGGGACAGAACGCCAACATGCACCTGTGCGAGGCGCTGCTCGCGGCCTACGAGACCACCCGCGAAGCGCGCTACCTTGACCGGGCGCTCACCCTGGCGACCCGAATCTGCGTCGAGCTTGCGGCGCCGGCGCAGGGGCTGATCTGGGAGCACTACACCACCGGCTGGGAACACGACTGGCAATACAACCGCGACGATCCCCGCAACCTGTTCCGCCCCTACGGCTACCTGCCCGGACACTTCGTGGAGTGGGCCAAGCTGCTGCTGATTCTGGAGCGCCACCGGCCCGAGCCGTGGCAGTTGCCGGCCGCCGTGCGGCTGTTCGACACCGCGCTGGCGCGAAGCTGGGACGAGCAGTACGGGGGCATGCACTACACGTTCGCGCCGGACGGGACGATTCTCGATACCGACCGCTACTACTGGGTGCTCGCCGAGACGGTCGCCGCCGCGGCGGTGCTGGCCGTGCGCACCGGAGAAGCGCGTTACTGGGACAGCTACGACCGCGCCTGGCAATATGCCGACCGCCATTTCGTGGACCACGTCCACGGCGCGTGGTACCGGGTGCTGGACAGAGGCGGGCGCCGCTACGACGACAGGAAGAGCCCGCCGACCAAGACCGACTATCACCCGCTCGGCGCCTGCTACGAGATCCTGCGCGTTCTCCCATAGGCTTGCATCCGGGCGCCCGGTGTGAGCGGTCGGGGCGCTACCAGGCGATGCCTTCCATCCCGCGGCTCACCTCCTCCAGGCGGCGCAGGGCGGCGTCGCCGCCGGCCATCGCGTTGAGCAACTGCGCGAGGGAGGCGACCTCGACCGCGGTGGCGGCGCCGCGCAGTTCGGCGGCCAGTTCCGGAAGCGCCGCCGCGGCCGGCCCCGCCTCGCGGGCCTGTGCCAGCACCGTCTCGGCGGTGGCTTCATCGACGCCGCCGACCGCGGCCAGAAAACCTACCAGCTCCGCGTCTTCGCCGTCGGTGCGGGCGCGGTGAACCGTGACGTGCACTACGGCGGCGCACCACACCGCCAGCCGGCGCGGCACGCGATCGTCCGCCGGGCCGCCCATCCGGGCAGCGGCCGCTTCCCGCACCCGGTCCACCAGCGGCGGAGGACCATCGCGAACGCCGCCGCGGGCAAGATCGCCCAGGCGTATCCCGCCGTCGTCCTCGCCGGCACCGCAGTCCGGCGCAGGCGACGCGGCGCCCCCAACGTCCGGTTCGGGGGTATCCGGCTGACTGCCCCGCCAATCGAGCGCCGACCGCGCCTGCGCGAACAGCCTCTTCTCCACCTCGGTCGGTTCGCCGTCGGACGCCAACAGCGACTGCAACCGCTGCAGTGCGAACTGCCGCCGCGCGCGGCGGCGCGTGAAGCCGCTCAATGCGAGCAGCAACTCATCCCAATGGTCTCCCGGCACCGGCTCTGCCAGGTAGCGCTGGACCGACTGCAACTCGCGACTGGTGAGACGCGGAGACAGCTCGTTGAGCAGGCTCTTGATCACGTTCACCTCGGGTTGATTGATCGGCGCGTCGATCCACGCCGCGGCGCCAAGCACCTTGGCAAGGGCCAAGTGGAAGCCCTGCCGGAAGTCGGGCCGCTCACGCCGCCTGCCGCCGCCTCCGATGAGGTCGGACAGCGCCGAGCCGATATGTGCGGGATTGGGGAGCACGCAGTGGACAGTGTACCGTAGTTGCGCCCGGCGTGAGTCGACATGGTAGGGGCGTAGCTGAACAGGCCCGATATTTCCGCCCGCTGGCCGCCCGAGCGCCCGCAAGAAAATGCGAGGGGCCAAATGACATGGCGAGCGCACAGCATTCAAGGCGATTGATCGCTCGCATAGGGTGGACGGGGCGTTCGATTTCGAATATCTTCCGACCATGGCTGACGGCGACGCCGGGACGGCACGTCGCAAGTACGCGTCCGCTCAACGCGAGCACATCCTCGATTCGGCGGCAACCGTGTTCACCGAGCGCGGCTTCGAACGGGGCACCACGAAGTTGATTGCCGCGGAGGCGGGCCTCTCCGAGGGTGCTCTGTATCACCACTTCAAGGGCAAGCGCGACCTGCTCGTCGGCGTGTTGCAGCGGGTGATCGGCGACGCCCAGGTGGAGGGCGGCGGAGGCGGCGCCGCCGACATGCATGAACGCTACCGACGTGCCATCAACAATCGCGTGCGCCACGCCCATCCGCAGATGACCACGTTCTTCGCCGTACTGTCGGCCGTGCTTGCC contains:
- a CDS encoding phytanoyl-CoA dioxygenase family protein, whose translation is MSTATLPGTQVAAFWRDGFVVVRGLIEEERVSELLADYDRVLRGEIEVPAFGDRRVKGAMVQLANPSQHIAHWRGHAYFRRALAAARRLIGPDAAYQYDQLIMKPAHYPAQTDWHQDAGYWQDRNGSDRAVTCWLALTPAWKANGGMQFIPGSHRGPIREHVSIADRSEINGALATTADDSKAVAVTLQPGDATFHHCRTLHYAGGNATDTARYAVITHFWSPAR
- a CDS encoding AGE family epimerase/isomerase, giving the protein MALNYRDPAVLREHVRRIIDFYHPACIDTERGGYINQFTDDGTIYDRDTKHLVGTSRFVFNYAVAAELFDNDAYRSAAAHGVAFLQSGHRQSDGGFAWVLGAAGVEDGARHAYGHAFVLLAAAMAARVGVAGAQALAGEVYDLLEQRFWEPAARLYADEIAAGDWRAVDPYRGQNANMHLCEALLAAYETTREARYLDRALTLATRICVELAAPAQGLIWEHYTTGWEHDWQYNRDDPRNLFRPYGYLPGHFVEWAKLLLILERHRPEPWQLPAAVRLFDTALARSWDEQYGGMHYTFAPDGTILDTDRYYWVLAETVAAAAVLAVRTGEARYWDSYDRAWQYADRHFVDHVHGAWYRVLDRGGRRYDDRKSPPTKTDYHPLGACYEILRVLP
- a CDS encoding SDR family oxidoreductase, whose translation is MNGRTAVVTGANSGVGRSATGLLLAAGARVTLVCRDRGRGERALAELQSDHPCATATLEIADLAAMGSVRTLAARLAGRHDSIDILVNNAGVWRNRLELTAAGFERTFATNHLGHFLLTNRLLPRLSGGGHIVNVSSEAHRSGDLRRTDLDEIARGRAWRGTFPAYADSKLANVLFTVEAARRWREHGVTVNAVHPGVLATGLWNQNSGVLAAVLRFFKLFMRSPRVGGNAVFSALERALRDGATGRYFRVTGESAPQPQAVDKALAHELWERSLRWTASPAVCTGSGC
- a CDS encoding TetR/AcrR family transcriptional regulator: MADGDAGTARRKYASAQREHILDSAATVFTERGFERGTTKLIAAEAGLSEGALYHHFKGKRDLLVGVLQRVIGDAQVEGGGGGAADMHERYRRAINNRVRHAHPQMTTFFAVLSAVLADDKLAEQVRSDLLEPGIERAERSLNASIAGGTMRPVDVPAAARLVYAMFMGIELLAQMGDGESRRLVEEGDRLGHTFATLVLDGLQV
- a CDS encoding sterol desaturase family protein, producing the protein MAEADLTGRSVRGEWQPESLPKPSPLFTKPLKLRPIFNFFFAHDGLLYPKNAIYAGLAVVAWLWFTPSFARTETFAIGWIAELYLRNAALLILVAGGLHLRLYMKRAQGQRYKYNPRWLGGSSRAFMFGNQTRDNVFWTLASGCTIWTLYEAVTLWFYANEFIFSVSWARHPVYCVLMMVFILLFRQAHFYWTHRLTHWKPLYKWAHYLHHKNVNIGPWSGLSMHPIEHVLYLSGVVIHWIIPSHPLHAIFHLLHAGISPAAGHAGFYKFELGEKHAMSNGGYFHYLHHRYFDCNYGNEGVPLDKWFGSFHDGSPEAHKAMRERKRKLGNRGAPVTIN
- a CDS encoding ketopantoate reductase family protein: MTPRVAVLGAGAMGCLFGGELAEHGLDVTLIDVWREHVEAINRDGLRIVGHRGNRRVRVRATTDPASCGPVDVVLVHCKAACTVAAVSTARDAGLFRNGTVAISFQNGLGNEETIAEVIGSRRVLGGVTAQGASVEGPGCIRSYADLPSQIGEMGGGVSDRATAIAAVFSEHGLQTVASADIRHDMWKKLMVNVSVSAMSGITNLTISEAVATPELKAMCYGAVAEAVPVACADGVALTHEESRKTLDLIVGPGGTGANKSSLCVDILNRRPTEVDVINGAVVSHGVRHGIETPINATLVALVKGIESRYLAG
- a CDS encoding alcohol dehydrogenase catalytic domain-containing protein is translated as MANKMKSVRWTDDLKLAIGESEVADPGPGEVQIAVASAGICGSDLHFYRNEFTPRPGVTPGHEVAGTVTAVGAGVRHVREGDLVGVEPLLSCGSCSFCLTGNYHVCTERGLVGETAAGGMSELATVPARTAYRAPDGADGEVIALAEPLACSVHGYGKIGLRARETVLIIGAGSIGLTALIAAKASGTTALITARHPHQQEAARRLGADEVIADDEAGRERLQELARMRVVDVAVETVGGRGDTLLTAQLAIRPKGRLLLLGVFTVPTVGINPLLLAKHEVEIVGAMTYSATNGRADYQIAMEMVADNAAAARSLVTQRFPLDAVHDAFGAALDKSSRSIKVHINPNG
- a CDS encoding DUF1907 domain-containing protein — its product is MDTSSARLSAPPLEALCEALARGLKANYRDVRVRVVPCPDLRRVGCSWAGLGGSPGIVDVGGEPYAHNPRYRDVRFAVPDVLRCTGLAGTGVLGAGMACPALIDGHCGEVIANLDVGVRDRSRVARVDERGRCVVEPYGAGVFAGLANLYVCDGAPGPVLEVEVGHRIGAEGSLPQAMRAALAPLAATGLGPIALGGVFELVAGQIRSHVMPDYDCIDVSYYDSERDEVVRDFLRFFEPVGPGLLCFSVLWTGDPTGGALDLRPSGEHTHFYHPRDPGLGGHYHHDVTPDTVHYRGWFAPAEAVYRVGNIYARLRSAEAQVA